The following proteins are co-located in the Heliorestis convoluta genome:
- the cpaB gene encoding Flp pilus assembly protein CpaB, translating into MTTVKKKALILSLAIAMTITGLLLYFFQQKTIETGSLISVIVASENIPANTLITEKHLSNSKVTRQQVVEGALQSKSQIVGKITKENIYKGEQIILGRIVQGKQDGLAYLVPKDQRAITMKVDSISGVGGQIQNGDQVDILVYLKPPYSQQEIVKTIFQNVYVIDTGQNKSVESNYITFLMSPFDAEKLFYYSILGEVRLTLRSPLADQQESLQNKIAFAEQETREVQQKLAEAKIQYEEKEKELLERVAIAESTLAKAQEEFNRLALLAEKAGQETEGKTKELQSKVESLQSKSESYESDKGTWQEQLQTEQQEKAMLKEHLSILQKEVTDKEAETERQMQQKEIEHEKALQALRVEQMNKVNDLREKLDDAKERIAELEITSENHDRALSNLLREHRDTYTKELLLFACDQKENIEPEKDKERWQFYHRLYLDILDFLPCQSQPEKLQRK; encoded by the coding sequence TTGACTACAGTTAAGAAAAAAGCATTAATTCTATCTCTTGCCATCGCTATGACGATAACAGGTCTTTTGCTTTATTTTTTTCAGCAAAAAACCATAGAAACAGGTTCATTGATAAGTGTCATTGTAGCCAGTGAGAATATTCCCGCAAACACCTTGATCACCGAGAAGCATCTATCTAATTCCAAGGTTACTAGGCAACAAGTTGTAGAAGGCGCTCTGCAATCTAAGAGTCAGATTGTCGGAAAAATTACCAAAGAAAACATTTACAAAGGCGAACAAATCATCCTAGGGCGCATCGTACAGGGGAAACAAGATGGTCTAGCTTACTTAGTTCCTAAAGACCAACGAGCAATTACAATGAAAGTCGATTCAATCAGCGGTGTTGGAGGACAGATCCAAAATGGCGACCAAGTGGATATTCTCGTGTACTTGAAACCCCCTTACAGCCAGCAAGAAATAGTAAAAACCATTTTCCAAAATGTTTATGTTATTGATACAGGTCAAAATAAATCTGTCGAGTCCAATTATATTACTTTTCTAATGAGCCCTTTTGATGCAGAAAAGCTATTTTATTACAGCATACTTGGAGAAGTTCGGCTTACCTTACGTTCTCCCCTTGCGGATCAACAAGAAAGCCTTCAGAACAAGATAGCCTTTGCAGAGCAAGAAACAAGGGAAGTGCAACAAAAACTGGCAGAAGCAAAGATACAGTATGAAGAAAAAGAAAAAGAGCTTCTTGAAAGAGTAGCAATTGCTGAAAGCACTTTGGCGAAAGCCCAAGAGGAATTCAACCGACTGGCTCTGCTGGCAGAAAAAGCAGGACAGGAAACAGAGGGTAAAACCAAAGAGCTGCAAAGCAAAGTCGAAAGCCTACAAAGCAAAAGTGAAAGCTATGAAAGCGACAAAGGCACATGGCAAGAGCAGTTGCAGACAGAGCAACAAGAAAAAGCAATGCTGAAAGAGCATTTGTCCATATTGCAAAAAGAAGTAACAGACAAAGAAGCAGAGACAGAGCGGCAGATGCAACAAAAAGAGATTGAACATGAAAAAGCTCTGCAGGCTCTACGAGTAGAGCAAATGAACAAGGTGAATGATCTTCGAGAAAAACTAGACGATGCAAAAGAGCGTATTGCAGAGCTAGAGATTACCTCAGAAAATCACGATAGAGCTTTGAGCAATCTTCTCCGTGAACATCGTGACACATACACGAAAGAGCTTTTGCTTTTTGCTTGTGATCAGAAGGAAAATATAGAACCCGAAAAAGACAAAGAAAGATGGCAGTTTTATCATCGACTCTATCTTGATATTCTTGATTTTCTGCCTTGTCAAAGCCAGCCGGAAAAGCTACAAAGAAAATAG
- a CDS encoding YheC/YheD family endospore coat-associated protein, with product MHIDIIKSRELKQGVCLVDQKIMEELGVKENENYILKCGALEAEVIVIRKEARGRELFICEDSFNKLKLINKVTLNIWRKDKVIQLGPVLGVFLNTKYMDVIEKDQREPILYNTVIANEVAHCLLYFFSIDHINWFARSIKGYWFDTKENKWKQDTFPMPDVIYDRGASFYPEQKILVKHIREQFRKHSDVTFINSRDYLGKWQLFKRLNKNSQIRPYLPDTVEYRDFKDLEEMIEKHRFIFLKSFYGSRGLEVMSFEKVNNEYVVVYYKNGLLREVYQDLRDTQDLVSAFVNNKKFILQQGIKIMKYEGRNFDTRVLMQKNHCGKWTIAYNRVSIAKKDYSITTIESEEIEYADFYPRMKDKDVFFPTDAEVRTVSLEIMKAIEKEFGTFAEIGMDITVDTQGRIWFIEANTKPEKYPTASDLYIDEPSYPFLSILNYTKYLIQGNMTSGRNTTEVKLYRSSELRPHCITVPRKIFERLDIHQNISVQVGLSEENVTANLCEESTGEIYFCPDLMNKLSLIEGTSCQLVVEDNSLRFGPVIAAFLSNGHIRRMHRQTPKFRHREFAIANKYEKTILYFFSIKDVDFLNQKINGTYYNEMLDRWERRKFPFPDILYDRGGGVLPKQKIKSHYIREQLALCPEIITLNPQYFFDKWDLHEKLSKHEKMQPYLPITNLFTDIASIEKMFDLSHKLYIKDCLGSNGRDIFYVEKLRNGKFIYSYFKGQVFSEELETVHEVAETVRLFFANKKVLIQQAIPLITIDDKKIDLRATLQRDINGDLQIHSYPVRMGVRKSPITSTQSGSKVFEFDVFFAEYFKLSDDELKKLKEKVERFLRTCYVYIEKEYGTFGELGIDFAFDENLNLWFIESNAKPGYDAMYKSCDRSMIEKVFQTPLQYCKRIGGFI from the coding sequence ATGCATATAGACATTATAAAATCGAGGGAGCTTAAGCAAGGGGTATGTTTAGTCGATCAAAAGATAATGGAAGAGCTTGGTGTGAAAGAAAATGAAAACTATATTTTAAAATGCGGGGCCTTAGAAGCAGAAGTTATAGTGATTCGAAAAGAAGCCAGGGGACGTGAACTTTTTATTTGCGAGGATAGTTTTAACAAACTTAAACTGATTAACAAAGTCACATTAAATATTTGGCGGAAAGACAAGGTGATTCAATTAGGACCCGTTCTAGGGGTTTTTCTCAATACAAAATACATGGATGTTATTGAAAAAGATCAAAGGGAGCCGATTCTCTATAATACGGTTATTGCAAATGAAGTGGCTCACTGTTTGCTCTATTTTTTTTCGATTGACCACATCAATTGGTTTGCTAGATCTATAAAAGGATATTGGTTTGACACTAAAGAAAATAAATGGAAACAAGATACCTTTCCCATGCCCGATGTAATCTATGATCGAGGCGCTAGCTTTTATCCAGAACAGAAAATACTGGTAAAGCATATTCGAGAGCAATTTAGAAAGCATTCAGATGTTACGTTTATTAACAGTCGCGACTATCTGGGAAAATGGCAATTATTTAAGCGGCTCAACAAAAACTCGCAAATTAGACCTTATTTACCAGATACAGTAGAGTACCGTGACTTTAAGGATTTAGAAGAAATGATAGAAAAGCATCGCTTTATTTTTCTAAAATCCTTTTATGGCAGCCGTGGACTTGAAGTAATGTCATTTGAAAAAGTAAATAACGAATATGTAGTTGTCTATTATAAAAATGGCCTCCTTCGAGAAGTCTATCAAGACTTAAGGGATACGCAAGATCTAGTGTCCGCTTTCGTAAATAACAAAAAGTTTATCCTCCAACAAGGCATCAAGATTATGAAGTATGAAGGAAGGAACTTTGATACTCGTGTCTTAATGCAAAAAAATCATTGTGGGAAATGGACGATAGCATACAACAGGGTAAGTATTGCAAAAAAAGACTATTCCATAACAACGATTGAAAGCGAAGAAATAGAATATGCAGATTTTTACCCACGCATGAAGGATAAAGATGTTTTTTTTCCAACAGACGCTGAAGTTCGAACTGTTAGCTTAGAAATTATGAAAGCCATTGAAAAAGAATTCGGTACTTTTGCTGAGATTGGCATGGATATTACTGTTGACACCCAAGGAAGAATATGGTTTATTGAGGCAAATACAAAGCCTGAAAAATATCCAACGGCGAGTGATCTATATATCGATGAGCCCAGTTATCCCTTTCTTTCGATACTGAATTATACCAAATACTTAATACAAGGAAATATGACCTCTGGTCGAAATACAACTGAAGTAAAACTATATCGTTCTTCTGAATTAAGACCCCACTGTATTACTGTACCTAGAAAAATTTTTGAAAGATTGGACATTCATCAGAATATCTCTGTACAAGTTGGATTATCTGAAGAAAATGTAACAGCAAATTTATGTGAAGAAAGCACCGGTGAAATTTACTTCTGTCCAGATCTCATGAATAAGCTTAGTCTTATCGAGGGAACAAGCTGTCAGCTTGTGGTAGAAGATAATAGCCTTCGTTTTGGACCGGTCATCGCTGCTTTTTTAAGCAATGGACATATTCGAAGAATGCATCGCCAAACACCTAAATTCAGGCATCGAGAATTTGCAATTGCTAATAAATATGAGAAAACAATCTTATACTTTTTTTCAATTAAAGATGTAGACTTTCTTAATCAAAAAATTAACGGAACCTACTACAATGAGATGTTAGACCGTTGGGAAAGAAGAAAGTTTCCTTTTCCTGATATTTTATATGACCGCGGCGGCGGTGTACTACCAAAACAAAAGATTAAGTCGCATTATATCCGAGAACAATTGGCTCTTTGTCCAGAGATCATTACATTGAATCCACAATACTTTTTTGATAAGTGGGATTTACATGAAAAATTATCAAAGCATGAAAAAATGCAACCTTATCTTCCCATTACAAATCTGTTTACAGATATTGCATCTATAGAAAAAATGTTCGATCTTTCTCATAAGCTTTATATAAAAGACTGTTTAGGTAGCAATGGTCGTGATATTTTCTATGTAGAGAAATTAAGAAATGGTAAATTTATTTACAGCTATTTCAAAGGGCAAGTTTTTTCAGAAGAACTAGAGACGGTCCATGAAGTTGCTGAAACTGTTAGACTATTTTTCGCAAATAAAAAAGTTCTGATACAACAAGCCATTCCTCTCATAACGATTGACGATAAAAAAATTGACCTAAGAGCGACTCTACAAAGAGATATAAATGGTGATTTGCAAATCCACTCTTATCCTGTAAGAATGGGTGTAAGAAAATCACCGATTACAAGTACGCAATCCGGTTCAAAAGTATTTGAGTTTGACGTTTTTTTTGCTGAGTACTTTAAACTATCAGATGATGAGCTAAAGAAACTAAAAGAAAAAGTTGAACGATTTTTACGCACTTGTTATGTTTATATCGAAAAAGAGTATGGTACCTTTGGGGAATTAGGCATAGATTTTGCTTTTGATGAAAATCTAAATTTATGGTTCATTGAATCAAATGCAAAACCTGGTTATGATGCTATGTACAAATCTTGTGATCGATCCATGATTGAAAAAGTTTTCCAGACACCACTTCAATACTGCAAACGAATTGGCGGATTTATTTAA
- a CDS encoding DNA-methyltransferase → MVAKSSNETTKKRAGRNRTLFLTEEDRIRLKPKLITEMPLERFKEMPQGTANGDCLQWAQVLPLASIDLLFLDPPYNLTKNFNGRNFTKKDVKTYSQWLDGVLQTLDPLLKETASIYICGDWYTSTSIFEVASEYYHVQNRITWEREKGRGALGNWKNSSEDIWFCTKSKSYTFHVDKVKLRRKVIAPYKENGKPKDWQDTEAGKFRDTHPSNLWTDITIPFWSMPENTDHPTQKSEKLLAKIILASSNPGDLVVDPFVGSGTTSVVAKKLGRRYLGIELDEEYAMLTERRLELAEIDKEIQGYQDGVFWERNTLAIQGKQSKSS, encoded by the coding sequence ATGGTAGCAAAATCAAGCAATGAAACAACAAAAAAACGAGCCGGAAGAAATCGTACCCTCTTCCTGACAGAAGAAGATAGAATTCGACTAAAGCCAAAATTGATTACAGAAATGCCCTTAGAGCGATTCAAAGAGATGCCTCAAGGCACAGCCAATGGCGACTGTCTACAATGGGCGCAAGTATTGCCGCTTGCATCGATAGACTTACTTTTTTTAGATCCACCCTATAACTTAACGAAAAACTTTAATGGTAGAAACTTTACCAAAAAAGATGTAAAAACATACTCCCAGTGGCTTGATGGTGTCCTACAAACCTTAGATCCTTTACTTAAAGAAACAGCCTCTATCTATATCTGTGGAGACTGGTATACATCGACGTCAATTTTTGAAGTGGCGTCAGAATACTATCATGTCCAGAATCGAATCACCTGGGAGCGGGAAAAAGGAAGAGGTGCACTGGGTAATTGGAAAAATTCCAGTGAAGACATTTGGTTTTGTACCAAGTCCAAAAGCTACACCTTTCATGTAGATAAAGTAAAACTGCGTCGCAAGGTTATTGCGCCTTATAAAGAAAACGGCAAACCAAAAGATTGGCAAGATACAGAGGCTGGAAAGTTTCGCGATACCCATCCTTCGAATCTGTGGACTGACATTACCATTCCCTTTTGGTCCATGCCTGAAAACACTGATCATCCTACACAAAAAAGTGAAAAATTGCTAGCGAAAATCATTCTTGCGAGCAGCAATCCTGGTGACCTCGTTGTTGATCCTTTTGTAGGCAGTGGCACCACTTCGGTGGTAGCGAAAAAATTAGGCCGACGCTATCTAGGCATAGAACTCGACGAAGAATATGCCATGTTAACAGAGCGCAGGCTGGAGTTGGCTGAGATAGATAAAGAGATACAAGGATATCAAGATGGCGTCTTCTGGGAGCGCAATACCTTGGCTATACAAGGCAAACAAAGTAAAAGCAGCTAA
- a CDS encoding response regulator — protein MRKKIRILLVNNNPTSIKTFKALIEPFENIKVTGEALTGQEALEFIDKYQPDVAIIDANMPEMTGFETTQKIKELYPYIGVILMGTAASLDVIRKAMQAGANDFLEFPLTSSKLHHSILEVHAWKLQQKQKFLSNPKQISNREPNIIVVFSTKGGVGKSILAINLAVSLKEETREDVLLIDLDLQFGDVADMLNLTPKNTIVDIPTDRMGLEPKDLLQYVTIHPSGIHVLPAPTEPEQAEMIKAQDIQEIIDLYTQIYDYIIIDLPPLFNQVVLGSIERADKILLLATMEIPTLKNVKGGLDTLQKLNVPDDKIELVLNRFQTSCELKVDDIQAFLGRVNLFLIDDNSELIRYSINTGEPIVLQHKDSTVAKQLITLSRSLIETTSTPSSKPKTSFLKRIFGRGRE, from the coding sequence ATGAGAAAAAAAATACGAATATTGCTTGTCAATAACAATCCTACATCCATAAAAACGTTCAAGGCTTTAATAGAACCATTTGAAAATATTAAGGTCACAGGGGAAGCATTAACGGGTCAAGAAGCCCTTGAATTTATAGATAAATATCAGCCAGACGTAGCTATCATTGATGCAAACATGCCAGAGATGACAGGGTTTGAAACAACCCAGAAGATTAAAGAGCTCTACCCTTATATCGGTGTAATATTGATGGGTACTGCTGCTTCACTCGATGTCATTCGTAAAGCCATGCAGGCAGGTGCTAATGACTTCTTAGAGTTCCCTCTTACATCGTCTAAACTCCATCACTCCATTTTAGAAGTTCACGCATGGAAGCTGCAGCAAAAGCAAAAATTCCTCTCTAATCCGAAGCAAATTTCTAACCGAGAGCCGAATATCATTGTCGTTTTCAGCACCAAAGGTGGTGTAGGGAAAAGTATCTTAGCTATTAATCTAGCCGTTAGCTTGAAAGAAGAAACTCGAGAAGACGTCCTGTTGATCGATCTGGACTTACAGTTTGGTGATGTTGCTGACATGCTCAATCTAACACCCAAAAACACAATTGTTGACATTCCTACGGACCGAATGGGGCTAGAACCGAAAGACTTGCTTCAATACGTGACAATTCATCCAAGTGGCATTCACGTTCTTCCTGCACCCACTGAACCTGAGCAAGCAGAAATGATTAAGGCCCAAGATATTCAAGAAATAATTGACTTGTATACTCAAATTTATGACTATATCATCATTGATCTACCTCCACTCTTCAATCAAGTGGTTCTTGGTTCGATTGAAAGAGCCGATAAAATCTTACTTTTGGCAACCATGGAAATTCCAACTCTTAAAAATGTCAAAGGCGGTTTGGATACTCTTCAAAAACTAAATGTACCTGACGATAAAATAGAGTTGGTTTTAAACCGTTTTCAAACTTCTTGCGAATTGAAAGTAGATGACATCCAAGCGTTTCTAGGTAGAGTAAACTTGTTTCTCATTGATGATAATTCAGAATTGATCAGGTATTCCATCAATACAGGAGAACCTATTGTACTGCAGCATAAAGATTCAACTGTAGCAAAACAATTAATCACTTTGAGTCGTTCTTTGATTGAAACCACCTCTACTCCTTCCTCAAAACCAAAAACTTCCTTTTTAAAAAGGATTTTTGGTAGGGGGAGGGAATAG
- a CDS encoding A24 family peptidase: protein MLHTIISIFLSIFILIVCYTDIRYKKIYNWTTLSFFISAMALHGWFGSFHGIFDALLGAFLGLGLLILPFVWGWVGGGDVKFLATSGAFVGTSIVMHGTLYGLILFGLVALIVLALQGKLKYVFRNIGFALLYRNFSTISPTGSLPLGVFLGIGILLRWYCSLFLPG, encoded by the coding sequence ATGCTTCATACAATCATCTCCATCTTTTTGTCCATATTCATACTCATTGTCTGTTACACAGATATTCGTTACAAAAAAATTTACAATTGGACTACACTTTCATTTTTTATATCAGCTATGGCATTACATGGCTGGTTTGGGAGCTTTCATGGAATTTTTGATGCACTTTTAGGCGCCTTTTTGGGCTTAGGCTTACTGATTCTACCGTTTGTTTGGGGTTGGGTCGGTGGAGGCGATGTGAAGTTCTTGGCCACTTCTGGCGCATTCGTAGGCACTTCCATTGTCATGCATGGCACCCTATATGGTTTGATTCTATTTGGGTTGGTAGCACTAATTGTATTAGCACTGCAAGGAAAGCTGAAATATGTCTTTCGCAACATTGGATTTGCTTTGTTATATCGAAACTTTAGTACCATCTCGCCAACTGGTTCACTCCCACTCGGTGTTTTTTTAGGAATTGGTATTCTCCTTCGTTGGTACTGTTCATTGTTTCTGCCGGGATAA
- a CDS encoding YheC/YheD family protein: protein MKKGARSINYCKGFDKWEVYRALNDLDNIQPHLPITMKYRRDKDLIDMLKNHPSLYLKACRGRRGYHVMRVARFDDASYEYSYFTMDDGVMTGKTNLHSLLKVVHNFFQGSPFIIQQAIDLHSIDKKIMDMRAEVQRNGYGELEYTSISVRISKKNAPITTHGDCYRLEDFFTKHMNYSQEQIIALRNRVEDFLSALYRGIEKSYGPTGEMGIDFALDKKNHIWFIESNNQPTKASLIKAYDRKTIEKAFLNPLEYAKYLVMKMDSLANPFNLPVARALESATPLLT, encoded by the coding sequence GTGAAAAAAGGCGCAAGAAGCATAAATTATTGTAAAGGTTTTGATAAATGGGAAGTATATCGAGCTTTGAATGATTTGGACAATATACAACCCCATTTACCAATAACCATGAAATATCGAAGAGACAAAGATTTGATCGATATGCTCAAGAACCATCCTAGCCTTTATCTAAAAGCATGTCGAGGAAGAAGAGGCTATCATGTGATGAGAGTTGCAAGGTTTGACGATGCGAGCTATGAATACAGCTACTTCACAATGGACGACGGCGTAATGACGGGTAAAACAAATCTTCACTCCCTTCTCAAAGTAGTCCATAACTTTTTTCAAGGAAGTCCATTTATCATTCAGCAAGCAATTGATTTACACAGTATCGATAAAAAGATCATGGATATGCGGGCAGAGGTTCAGCGAAATGGTTACGGAGAATTAGAGTATACGTCGATTTCTGTCAGGATAAGCAAAAAAAATGCCCCCATCACGACCCATGGGGACTGCTATCGTCTCGAAGATTTTTTTACAAAGCATATGAATTATTCTCAAGAACAAATCATCGCTTTAAGAAATAGAGTAGAAGATTTTTTATCTGCCCTCTATAGAGGAATTGAAAAATCTTACGGTCCCACAGGTGAGATGGGCATTGACTTTGCATTAGATAAGAAAAACCATATTTGGTTCATTGAAAGCAACAACCAACCGACCAAGGCTTCTTTAATCAAAGCTTATGATAGGAAAACAATTGAAAAAGCCTTTTTAAACCCATTGGAATATGCTAAATACCTTGTCATGAAGATGGATTCACTTGCTAACCCGTTTAATCTTCCGGTGGCACGGGCCTTGGAATCTGCAACACCGCTTCTAACTTAA
- a CDS encoding Flp family type IVb pilin gives MKKLLTTLITDESGQGMIEYGLILALIAVVLIGVITAIGTKLETKYEEINTSLD, from the coding sequence ATGAAAAAACTTTTAACGACTCTCATCACCGACGAATCTGGTCAGGGCATGATTGAATATGGACTTATACTCGCCCTCATCGCAGTTGTGCTTATCGGCGTAATCACCGCAATCGGTACAAAACTTGAAACAAAATACGAAGAAATCAACACCAGTCTTGATTAA
- a CDS encoding pyridoxamine 5'-phosphate oxidase family protein translates to MKAYFEKAQGTGILSTADGEGNVNAALYATPHFMEDGTVAFIMRERLTYQNVQANPKACYLFKEAHKIGGYRLYLTKVKEEVDSELLFEIRRKETHIQEDEKLYLVYFNVDKILPILGGKEVTSCPHSKGCC, encoded by the coding sequence ATGAAAGCGTATTTTGAAAAAGCCCAAGGTACAGGCATTCTTTCTACAGCTGATGGTGAGGGGAATGTTAACGCAGCGCTCTACGCCACGCCTCACTTCATGGAAGATGGTACCGTTGCTTTTATCATGAGAGAGCGATTGACCTATCAGAATGTGCAAGCCAATCCCAAAGCATGCTATCTCTTCAAAGAAGCACATAAAATCGGTGGATACCGTTTGTATCTGACGAAAGTAAAAGAAGAGGTAGACAGCGAACTGCTCTTTGAAATTCGTCGCAAAGAGACTCACATTCAAGAAGATGAAAAACTATACCTCGTGTACTTCAATGTAGATAAGATTCTTCCTATACTCGGCGGCAAAGAAGTAACTTCTTGCCCTCATAGTAAAGGTTGCTGCTAA
- a CDS encoding LysM peptidoglycan-binding domain-containing protein has protein sequence MSIARGTYFLYTVFPGDSLYAIGRRFGSSVEELEQLNALYPPFTDPGLIFPGQLLIVPYGYGDLAAGTFLFVRPGDSLYRIARQFSTSVENLIQINPQIDNPALIYPNELVQLPAQIYIVSPSDSLYKIGAQSAVSVGALIRANQDRPGFSADALYPGYGLILPRFEPVIEPLEPLDQLASLLPNQAGFTWYYEGFAEYGHVMTLQSIEREPNRYVYRVTGEVNDPSEGEAVGRDFRLALQYVITGESLFQIKREEAMLDSPFDQLELIRLPLQQGNRWRQEVTDRAGQTFALDSIIEDVQEDRGARVYTVRYTLNGSDYYELRRIREGIGVVYFEKLLVLGDQQFPVSYFLYEDISGLQR, from the coding sequence ATGTCGATTGCTCGAGGAACTTATTTTTTATATACGGTCTTTCCGGGTGATTCGCTTTATGCCATTGGAAGGAGATTTGGCAGCTCTGTAGAAGAGCTGGAACAGTTAAACGCATTGTACCCACCTTTTACCGATCCGGGGCTGATATTTCCCGGTCAATTGTTAATTGTACCTTATGGATATGGTGATCTTGCCGCAGGGACATTTCTTTTTGTTAGACCTGGCGATAGTCTCTATCGCATCGCAAGGCAATTTTCTACATCTGTAGAAAATCTAATTCAAATAAATCCTCAGATTGATAATCCTGCCTTGATTTACCCAAATGAACTGGTACAACTTCCTGCTCAGATTTATATCGTATCTCCTAGTGATTCTCTATATAAGATTGGAGCTCAAAGCGCTGTTTCTGTTGGTGCATTGATTCGAGCAAACCAAGACCGTCCAGGATTTTCAGCCGACGCCCTCTATCCTGGATACGGGTTGATTCTTCCGCGATTTGAACCAGTCATAGAACCGCTGGAGCCTTTGGATCAACTGGCCAGCTTGCTGCCGAATCAAGCTGGTTTTACTTGGTACTACGAAGGCTTTGCTGAATATGGTCATGTCATGACCTTGCAGTCGATCGAGAGGGAACCGAATCGGTATGTGTATCGCGTGACGGGTGAAGTCAATGATCCTTCTGAGGGTGAAGCTGTAGGAAGAGATTTTCGTTTAGCCCTACAATATGTCATTACCGGGGAATCGTTGTTTCAGATTAAAAGGGAAGAAGCAATGTTGGATTCGCCCTTTGATCAGTTAGAATTGATTCGACTCCCTCTTCAGCAGGGAAATCGCTGGAGACAAGAAGTGACAGACCGAGCCGGTCAAACATTCGCTTTAGACTCTATCATTGAAGATGTTCAAGAAGATCGAGGGGCTAGAGTTTACACGGTTCGTTATACTTTAAATGGTAGCGACTACTATGAGTTACGGAGAATTAGAGAGGGGATCGGGGTAGTCTATTTTGAGAAGTTGCTAGTCTTAGGGGATCAACAGTTTCCGGTGAGTTATTTTCTCTATGAAGATATCTCTGGTCTACAACGTTGA
- a CDS encoding CpaF family protein, with the protein MEFSSGNPNLKDSLNNKTKKKDQGTQVEDIHKTVTENVYHNSALVTVQRKLISQIDATLVPTLKSDTAIGAYLEMLLDDLVAKEFPSLSRREREVVLHSVLDELRGFGPLEHALMDDSISEIMVNGPHQVYIEKKGRLEVSEIKFRDDKHVLQIIDKIVAPLGRRIDESSPMVDARLPNGSRVNAVIPPISLKGPLLTIRKFSSKPITIEKLIQYGSLNEAMSLFLSKAVKAKANIMVAGGTGSGKSTLLNTLSSFIPEGERIITIEDAAELKLLQPHVISLEARPPNIEGKGAITIKDLVRNSLRMRPDRIIVGEVRGAETLDMLQAMNTGHNGSLSTVHANSPRDALSRLETMTLYAGIDLPLRAIREQIHSAIDLICFIERMSDGTRKVTHITEIAGMGGDSILLQDLYYFNSKDRANGKVRGEFVSTDLPAKIEIRFRTLGIEIKG; encoded by the coding sequence ATGGAATTTTCTAGTGGTAACCCCAATTTAAAGGACTCTCTAAATAATAAAACCAAAAAGAAAGACCAAGGAACCCAAGTAGAAGATATTCACAAAACGGTTACAGAAAATGTTTATCACAATTCTGCATTGGTTACTGTACAACGCAAGTTAATCAGTCAAATTGATGCAACACTTGTACCTACCTTGAAATCAGATACAGCGATAGGGGCCTACTTAGAAATGCTCCTAGATGACTTGGTTGCTAAAGAATTTCCTTCTCTTTCTCGACGAGAAAGAGAAGTGGTTCTTCATTCCGTACTCGATGAGTTACGAGGGTTTGGCCCATTAGAGCATGCCCTAATGGATGATTCCATCAGTGAAATTATGGTAAATGGACCGCATCAAGTTTATATAGAAAAAAAGGGCCGCCTTGAAGTATCTGAAATCAAGTTTCGTGATGACAAACATGTATTGCAAATCATCGATAAAATTGTTGCTCCCTTAGGAAGAAGAATTGACGAAAGCTCTCCCATGGTAGATGCCCGTTTACCAAATGGCTCAAGGGTCAATGCAGTGATCCCCCCCATTTCCTTAAAAGGCCCCTTATTAACAATTCGCAAGTTTTCATCCAAACCTATAACGATTGAAAAGTTAATTCAGTATGGTTCACTCAACGAAGCAATGTCCCTTTTTTTAAGCAAGGCTGTTAAGGCAAAAGCCAATATTATGGTGGCTGGCGGGACGGGAAGTGGAAAAAGCACCTTACTCAATACATTAAGTTCTTTTATTCCTGAGGGAGAAAGAATTATAACCATTGAAGATGCAGCCGAATTGAAACTATTACAGCCCCATGTCATATCTTTAGAAGCTCGTCCCCCGAATATTGAAGGTAAAGGTGCCATTACCATTAAAGATTTAGTTCGCAATAGCCTGCGAATGAGACCAGACCGAATTATCGTAGGCGAAGTAAGAGGGGCAGAGACTTTGGATATGTTGCAAGCGATGAATACAGGTCACAACGGTTCCTTGTCAACAGTACACGCCAATTCACCTCGCGATGCACTATCCCGGCTTGAAACCATGACCCTTTATGCGGGAATAGATCTTCCTCTTCGTGCCATCAGGGAACAGATTCATAGTGCTATCGATTTAATATGCTTCATTGAGCGCATGTCTGATGGAACTCGAAAGGTAACCCATATTACGGAGATTGCGGGCATGGGAGGAGACTCCATTTTACTTCAAGATCTGTACTATTTTAACAGCAAAGACCGTGCTAACGGAAAAGTCAGAGGAGAATTTGTTTCTACAGACTTACCAGCGAAGATAGAGATCCGCTTTAGAACCTTAGGTATTGAGATTAAGGGGTGA